Proteins encoded together in one Planctomyces sp. SH-PL14 window:
- a CDS encoding YezD family protein: MSSFAAAADRDSPERQDDDAAILSLVSDALRGVRFGEVIVVVQDGRVERIERVHKSRPYRAPKNG, from the coding sequence ATGTCATCCTTCGCCGCCGCGGCCGACCGCGACTCGCCGGAACGTCAGGACGATGACGCCGCAATTCTGAGCCTCGTTTCGGACGCCCTGCGGGGGGTTCGCTTCGGGGAAGTGATCGTCGTCGTCCAGGACGGCCGGGTCGAACGGATCGAACGGGTCCACAAGTCCCGGCCGTATCGCGCGCCGAAGAACGGATAG
- a CDS encoding DUF1559 domain-containing protein yields the protein MATLSRTRAKRGFTLIELLVVIAIIAVLVALLLPAVQQAREAARASQCRNNLKQIGLGLHSYHEQFGTFPPLCVFSGWDTAPVHSATDQAAYAWGAFLLPQIDQGPLYNQLNVAGRELHVLLQDATSRPLVQKSIPTYRCPSDDAEETNTKRRFSNAPYGNTPSGTSNYVANMGTIAKNSQNWINGRQDPWGVMWGSSRVRTADVRDGTSNTLLIGERRWDDWAGLWVGTRNYQGLANAGMPQIAGTSSRKLNDPTGAGDFVFSSPHVGGVHFVFADGHVGFLADTIQYSQDATNENLPLRDPLLPTLGVYNRLIRRNDGQPVGEF from the coding sequence TTGGCCACTCTGTCCCGAACACGTGCGAAACGCGGATTCACCCTGATCGAACTCCTGGTGGTGATTGCCATCATCGCCGTCCTCGTCGCCCTCCTGCTGCCGGCGGTGCAGCAGGCCCGCGAGGCGGCCCGCGCGTCGCAGTGTCGGAACAACCTCAAGCAGATCGGCCTCGGCCTCCACAGCTACCACGAGCAGTTCGGCACGTTCCCGCCGCTGTGTGTCTTCTCCGGATGGGACACCGCTCCGGTCCACTCGGCGACCGACCAGGCGGCCTACGCCTGGGGGGCGTTCCTCCTCCCGCAGATCGACCAGGGTCCGCTCTACAACCAGCTCAACGTCGCCGGACGGGAACTGCATGTCCTGCTCCAGGACGCCACCTCCCGGCCGCTCGTTCAGAAGTCGATCCCGACCTATCGCTGCCCGTCGGACGACGCGGAGGAGACGAACACGAAGCGGCGGTTCTCGAACGCCCCGTACGGAAACACCCCCTCGGGGACGTCGAACTATGTCGCGAACATGGGAACGATCGCGAAGAACTCGCAGAACTGGATCAATGGCCGGCAGGATCCCTGGGGGGTGATGTGGGGGAGCAGCCGGGTCCGAACTGCCGATGTCCGGGACGGAACGAGCAATACCCTCCTGATTGGCGAACGACGTTGGGACGACTGGGCGGGCCTGTGGGTTGGAACCCGCAACTACCAGGGACTGGCCAATGCGGGGATGCCGCAGATCGCCGGGACGTCGTCCCGCAAGTTGAATGATCCGACCGGGGCGGGGGACTTTGTGTTCAGTTCGCCGCACGTCGGCGGGGTGCACTTCGTGTTTGCCGATGGCCACGTGGGCTTTTTGGCGGACACCATTCAGTACAGCCAGGACGCGACCAACGAGAACCTGCCGCTGCGTGATCCGCTGCTGCCGACGTTGGGGGTTTACAACCGGCTGATCCGCCGCAACGACGGTCAGCCGGTCGGTGAATTCTGA
- a CDS encoding carboxypeptidase-like regulatory domain-containing protein, whose translation MRSLSVFRVPTAVAALSMAFAGCGGGPKGPQLAPVSGVVTLDGQPLPDAHVVFQPSGEKASPSIADTGTDGTFQLAFNRASTGALPGSHTVRITTARIATADDGKETVVEEKLPERYHAKSELKFDVKPEGNRFEIALESKGSARKK comes from the coding sequence ATGAGATCCCTTTCCGTTTTCCGAGTTCCGACCGCGGTGGCCGCCCTATCGATGGCGTTCGCCGGCTGCGGCGGCGGTCCCAAAGGGCCGCAGCTCGCCCCCGTCTCCGGCGTAGTCACGCTGGACGGACAGCCGCTCCCCGACGCTCACGTCGTCTTTCAGCCCTCGGGGGAAAAGGCCTCCCCCTCCATTGCCGACACCGGCACGGACGGCACGTTTCAGCTCGCGTTCAACCGGGCCAGCACGGGGGCTCTGCCGGGTTCGCACACCGTCCGGATCACGACGGCCCGGATCGCGACCGCGGACGACGGCAAGGAGACGGTCGTCGAGGAGAAGCTCCCCGAGCGGTACCACGCGAAGTCGGAGCTGAAGTTCGACGTCAAACCCGAAGGGAATCGCTTCGAGATTGCCCTGGAATCGAAGGGATCGGCCAGGAAGAAGTAA
- a CDS encoding PSD1 and planctomycete cytochrome C domain-containing protein — MSFSRYAFAALSLAWGASLSTTLAAADDPHDPAKVEFFEKKVRPLLVNNCYNCHSADNKAAGGLRVDDRNGLITGGGRGKGIVPGKPEESLILKAVAHTDGKLKMPPDYKLPEEEIAILTQWIADGAAWPALEIPDELKKAPADYEQLKANHWAWQPLTKPAVPEIRDAAWPRDAIDRFVLATLEKNDLPPVRDSDKVTLLRRVTFDLTGLPPSPEEISAFLGDTSDKALETVVDRLLASKAYGEHWGRHWLDVARYGESTGSARNLPYPQAWKYRDYVIEAFQKDKPYDQFVREQIAGDLLPHTSEEQRREQLIATGFLALGVKDVNQRFKVRFVMDNVDEQIDTVSRSILGLTASCARCHDHKFDPIPTADYYALAGMFTSSDLCAGLRNQMGGSGLAYYDTSLLLVVSGRKQDLTPEVEAKIEAAKAKAEEARLEFVKLRDSGEGRKPGPDGRPMQQVARQKWNRLQAEVVAFTDPAVTGDVALGVRDSQTIADTEIRIRGEAEKLGPVAPRGYPSLLTLPNAPTIPADQSGRLQLAEWMTRSDNPLTSRVVVNRVWQHLFGKGLVSTVDNFGVNGDLPSHPELLDHLVVRFQSEGWSLKRLVRTLVLTRAYGLSGHATEAHLAKDPANRLLWRHSPRRLTAEELRDAALVAANQLDRTAPEDSPSKSFHVIELPNNGPQARGLDTYSRASKSRSVYLPLLRTLVPRSLEVFDFAEQGMVTGSRDVTTVATQALYLLNDQFVRRQSLTFAERLLSSPGQEGERIDQAYLLALGREPTSDERVRAEQYLTEFAAEAETLLGSTFPKAADAVAVPPAPPEAVTTSSKPGAAEEPTTVDQNDLDPRALVPDEEAIQPGDARTAAWASFVQALLGSGEFQYVQ, encoded by the coding sequence ATGTCATTCTCCCGCTACGCCTTCGCCGCTCTGTCCCTCGCCTGGGGCGCGTCGCTTTCGACGACCCTGGCCGCCGCGGACGATCCGCACGATCCCGCCAAGGTCGAGTTCTTCGAGAAGAAGGTCCGGCCGCTGCTGGTCAACAACTGCTACAACTGCCACTCGGCGGACAACAAGGCGGCCGGCGGGCTACGGGTCGACGACCGCAACGGGCTGATCACCGGCGGCGGCCGCGGCAAAGGAATCGTCCCCGGCAAGCCCGAGGAGAGCCTGATCCTCAAGGCGGTCGCGCACACGGACGGCAAGCTCAAGATGCCGCCCGACTACAAGCTCCCGGAGGAGGAGATCGCGATCCTCACCCAATGGATCGCCGACGGCGCCGCCTGGCCGGCCCTGGAGATCCCGGACGAACTCAAGAAGGCCCCGGCCGACTACGAGCAGCTCAAGGCGAATCACTGGGCCTGGCAGCCGCTGACGAAGCCGGCCGTCCCGGAGATTCGCGATGCGGCTTGGCCGCGCGACGCCATCGACCGCTTCGTCCTGGCGACGCTCGAAAAGAATGACCTCCCGCCGGTCCGCGACTCCGACAAGGTGACGCTCCTCCGCCGCGTGACGTTCGACCTCACCGGCCTGCCCCCCTCGCCGGAGGAGATCTCGGCGTTCCTCGGCGATACCTCGGACAAGGCCCTCGAAACGGTCGTCGACCGGCTGCTCGCCTCGAAGGCGTACGGCGAGCACTGGGGACGGCACTGGCTCGACGTCGCCCGCTACGGGGAATCGACCGGGTCGGCCCGCAACCTCCCATATCCGCAGGCCTGGAAGTACCGCGATTACGTCATCGAGGCGTTCCAGAAGGACAAGCCGTACGACCAGTTCGTCCGCGAGCAGATCGCCGGCGACCTTCTCCCGCACACCTCCGAAGAGCAGCGGCGGGAGCAACTCATCGCCACCGGCTTCCTGGCCCTCGGGGTCAAGGACGTCAACCAGCGGTTCAAGGTCCGGTTCGTCATGGACAACGTCGATGAGCAGATCGATACCGTGAGCCGGTCGATCCTGGGGCTGACGGCGAGCTGCGCCCGCTGCCACGACCACAAGTTCGACCCGATCCCGACGGCGGACTACTACGCCCTGGCGGGGATGTTCACGAGCTCCGACCTGTGCGCCGGGTTGCGGAACCAGATGGGGGGCTCGGGGCTCGCCTACTACGACACGAGCCTGCTCCTCGTCGTCTCCGGCCGGAAGCAGGACCTGACTCCCGAGGTCGAAGCGAAGATCGAAGCGGCGAAGGCCAAAGCGGAAGAGGCCCGGCTGGAGTTCGTGAAGCTGCGGGACAGCGGCGAAGGACGAAAGCCGGGACCGGACGGTCGCCCGATGCAGCAGGTCGCCCGCCAGAAGTGGAACCGCCTCCAGGCCGAAGTCGTCGCCTTCACCGATCCGGCCGTGACCGGGGACGTGGCGCTCGGCGTCCGCGACAGCCAGACGATCGCCGACACCGAGATCCGGATCCGCGGCGAAGCGGAGAAGCTCGGCCCGGTCGCCCCCCGCGGTTACCCGAGCCTGCTCACGCTCCCGAACGCCCCGACGATCCCCGCCGACCAGAGCGGCCGCCTGCAACTCGCCGAATGGATGACCCGCTCCGACAACCCGCTCACCTCCCGCGTGGTGGTGAACCGGGTCTGGCAGCACCTGTTCGGGAAGGGGCTCGTCTCGACGGTCGATAACTTCGGCGTCAACGGCGATCTCCCGTCGCATCCGGAACTGCTCGACCACCTGGTCGTCCGCTTCCAGAGCGAAGGTTGGTCCCTGAAAAGGCTCGTCCGGACGCTCGTTCTGACGCGGGCTTACGGCCTCAGCGGACATGCCACCGAGGCGCACCTCGCCAAGGATCCTGCCAACCGTCTGCTCTGGCGGCATAGCCCCCGCCGGCTGACCGCCGAAGAGCTGCGGGACGCGGCCCTCGTCGCGGCCAACCAGCTCGACCGGACGGCCCCCGAGGATTCCCCTTCGAAGTCGTTCCACGTCATCGAGCTGCCGAACAACGGCCCGCAGGCCCGGGGGCTCGACACCTACTCCCGCGCCAGCAAGTCCCGGAGCGTCTACCTGCCGCTCCTCCGGACGCTGGTTCCGCGGTCGCTCGAAGTCTTCGACTTCGCAGAGCAGGGGATGGTCACCGGCAGCCGCGACGTCACGACGGTGGCGACGCAGGCTCTCTATCTCCTGAACGACCAGTTCGTGCGGCGGCAGTCCCTCACGTTCGCCGAGCGGCTCTTGTCGAGCCCCGGCCAGGAAGGGGAGCGGATCGACCAGGCGTACCTGCTGGCCCTGGGACGCGAGCCGACGTCGGACGAACGCGTGCGGGCCGAGCAGTACCTCACGGAGTTCGCGGCGGAGGCGGAAACGCTCCTCGGCAGCACCTTCCCGAAGGCTGCGGACGCCGTCGCGGTTCCTCCCGCACCCCCGGAAGCGGTCACGACCTCCTCGAAACCGGGGGCTGCCGAAGAGCCCACGACAGTTGATCAGAACGACCTCGATCCGCGAGCCCTCGTTCCCGACGAGGAAGCGATCCAGCCCGGGGATGCCCGCACCGCCGCCTGGGCCAGCTTCGTCCAGGCCCTGCTGGGCTCGGGCGAGTTCCAATATGTGCAGTGA
- a CDS encoding DUF1559 domain-containing protein, protein MSSPFPFRHTRKRGFTLIELLVVIAIIAVLVAILLPAVQQAREAARAAQCRNHLKQIGIALHNYHEQAGAFPPGNVFSSYSPTAPRKINVTTANRATGYGWGTMILPHLDQIGLYNRLDVSGRELTAVMLDANLRSITQTKVSVFRCPSDTAPDTNDQRLFSNNDYGKTAVGTSNYVGVQGTRFVTAEEVLDQGLDPFGIFWSGSKVRIDDIKDGTSNTFLVGERNWDELAAVWVGVRNYTAHQDEGLRQIVGLTNWKINLPGANSPRAFHSNHEGGANFLMADGSVRFIGDSIHCDNTLSNASDPKSMVGTYQRLGMRADGAIVGEF, encoded by the coding sequence ATGTCCTCGCCGTTCCCGTTTCGCCACACCCGGAAGCGCGGTTTCACACTGATCGAGCTCCTCGTCGTCATCGCTATCATCGCCGTGCTCGTCGCGATCCTGCTGCCGGCCGTGCAGCAGGCCCGTGAGGCGGCCCGCGCCGCACAGTGCCGGAACCACCTGAAGCAGATCGGGATCGCCCTCCACAACTACCACGAACAGGCCGGAGCGTTCCCGCCGGGGAACGTCTTCTCGAGCTACAGCCCGACCGCTCCCCGCAAGATCAACGTCACCACCGCCAACCGGGCGACCGGCTACGGCTGGGGGACCATGATTCTTCCGCACCTTGATCAGATCGGCCTCTACAACAGGCTCGACGTCAGCGGCCGCGAGCTGACGGCGGTGATGCTGGACGCGAACCTCCGCTCGATCACGCAGACCAAGGTCTCGGTCTTCCGCTGCCCGTCGGACACCGCCCCGGACACGAACGATCAGCGGCTCTTTTCCAACAACGATTACGGCAAGACCGCGGTCGGGACATCGAACTACGTCGGCGTCCAGGGAACCCGGTTTGTGACCGCCGAAGAAGTCCTCGACCAGGGGCTCGACCCGTTCGGGATCTTCTGGTCGGGGAGCAAGGTCCGGATCGACGACATCAAGGACGGAACGAGCAATACGTTCCTCGTCGGCGAGCGGAACTGGGATGAGCTCGCCGCCGTCTGGGTCGGCGTCCGCAACTACACGGCCCACCAGGATGAAGGCCTGCGGCAGATCGTCGGACTCACGAACTGGAAGATCAACCTGCCGGGGGCCAACAGCCCTCGCGCGTTCCACAGCAACCACGAAGGGGGCGCCAACTTCCTGATGGCGGATGGCTCCGTCCGCTTCATCGGCGACAGCATCCACTGCGACAACACCCTCAGCAACGCCAGCGACCCGAAGTCGATGGTCGGGACCTATCAGCGGCTCGGAATGCGGGCCGACGGCGCGATTGTCGGTGAGTTCTGA
- a CDS encoding sulfatase, translating to MLKSVFFRTAAAVTAAASLWGGEAPAADAPAKPNVLVIVADDLGYGDLGFQGGKEIPTPNLDRLAADGVKCTSGYISCPVCSPTRAGLLTGRYQQRFGHEFNPGPAPDAAQKIGLPVEEITIADRFRAAGYKTGLVGKWHLGNLPEFHPQQRGFEEFYGFLGGAHPYFPGSPQNNPILRGTETVQDPEYLTDAFGKEAVAYIDRHKADPFYLQVTFNAVHNPQHAKAEHLERFKEISNERRRTYAGMLTAMDDAIGTILGKLKSEKLDQNTLVVFISDNGGPEANGSTNGSLRGQKAQTWEGGIRVPFVLKWPAAIPAGGEFHQPVIQLDVLPTALAAIGHPVTDKNLDGVNLLPFLKGESQGAPHERLYWRFGPQTAIRQGDWKLVKATGIDAPQLFNLKADIGEKTDLSSAEPAKFQELQTAWNEWNATLAQPKWRGAGVNANPNRQPGAQPRNRKKAAEAPAT from the coding sequence ATGCTCAAGTCAGTTTTCTTCAGGACCGCGGCCGCCGTCACGGCCGCAGCCAGTCTGTGGGGGGGCGAAGCACCGGCGGCCGACGCGCCCGCAAAGCCCAACGTCCTCGTGATCGTCGCCGACGATCTCGGGTACGGCGACCTCGGGTTCCAGGGGGGGAAAGAGATCCCGACCCCCAACCTCGACCGGCTCGCCGCCGACGGCGTGAAGTGCACCTCCGGCTACATCTCCTGCCCGGTCTGCAGCCCCACCCGGGCAGGGCTTCTCACCGGACGCTACCAGCAGCGGTTCGGCCATGAGTTCAACCCCGGCCCGGCTCCCGATGCGGCCCAGAAGATCGGCCTGCCGGTCGAAGAAATAACGATCGCCGACCGCTTCCGCGCGGCGGGTTACAAGACCGGCCTCGTCGGCAAGTGGCACCTCGGGAACCTCCCCGAGTTCCATCCGCAGCAGCGGGGCTTCGAGGAGTTCTACGGCTTCCTCGGCGGCGCGCATCCGTACTTCCCGGGGAGCCCGCAGAACAACCCGATCCTGCGGGGGACCGAGACGGTCCAGGACCCGGAATACCTGACGGATGCGTTCGGTAAAGAAGCGGTCGCCTACATCGACCGTCACAAGGCGGACCCGTTCTACCTGCAGGTGACGTTCAACGCGGTCCACAATCCGCAACACGCCAAGGCCGAACACCTGGAGCGGTTCAAGGAGATCTCCAACGAACGCCGCCGGACCTACGCCGGCATGCTGACCGCGATGGACGACGCCATCGGAACCATCCTCGGCAAACTCAAGAGCGAGAAGCTCGACCAGAACACGCTCGTCGTCTTCATCAGCGACAACGGCGGCCCCGAGGCGAACGGCTCGACGAACGGCTCGCTCCGCGGCCAGAAGGCCCAGACCTGGGAAGGGGGAATTCGCGTTCCCTTCGTCCTGAAGTGGCCCGCCGCGATTCCGGCCGGCGGCGAGTTCCACCAGCCGGTGATCCAGCTCGACGTCCTGCCGACCGCGCTCGCCGCCATCGGCCATCCGGTGACCGACAAGAACCTCGACGGCGTCAACCTCCTGCCGTTCCTCAAAGGGGAATCACAGGGAGCGCCGCATGAGCGGCTGTACTGGCGGTTCGGTCCGCAGACCGCGATCCGCCAGGGGGACTGGAAGCTGGTGAAGGCGACCGGAATCGACGCCCCGCAGCTCTTCAACCTCAAGGCCGACATCGGGGAGAAGACCGACCTTTCGTCCGCCGAGCCGGCGAAGTTCCAGGAACTGCAGACGGCCTGGAACGAATGGAACGCGACGCTGGCCCAGCCGAAGTGGCGGGGAGCCGGCGTCAACGCGAATCCCAACCGGCAGCCGGGAGCCCAGCCGCGGAACCGCAAGAAAGCGGCCGAAGCTCCCGCGACCTGA
- a CDS encoding lipoprotein → MFRRPKQTLIHSVVLSLLAFGLTGCGRSGPKLAEVQGTVTLDGKPLPDVMLEFQPLGGKGSPSIGYTDKNGQFRLRFSRNKWGALPGEHLVRIDFDYEPGSDQPPPPFKFPAKFNKQSALKRQLVAGSNHFPFELASADMVVKATKKRAR, encoded by the coding sequence ATGTTCCGCCGCCCAAAACAAACACTCATTCACTCAGTCGTCCTTTCCCTCCTCGCCTTCGGTCTGACCGGGTGCGGACGGTCCGGACCGAAGCTGGCCGAAGTCCAGGGGACCGTGACCCTGGATGGCAAGCCGCTGCCCGATGTGATGCTCGAGTTCCAGCCGCTCGGCGGAAAAGGATCGCCTTCAATCGGCTACACGGACAAGAACGGCCAGTTCCGCCTGCGGTTCTCCCGCAACAAGTGGGGGGCCCTTCCGGGCGAGCATCTCGTCCGGATCGACTTCGATTACGAGCCCGGCTCGGACCAGCCGCCGCCGCCGTTCAAGTTCCCCGCAAAGTTCAACAAGCAGTCCGCCCTGAAACGGCAGCTCGTCGCGGGCTCGAACCACTTCCCGTTCGAGCTCGCTTCCGCAGACATGGTGGTCAAAGCCACCAAGAAACGCGCCCGGTGA
- a CDS encoding sulfatase, with protein sequence MIRPFLVLAAALVSVSSAGPLPAADPQKPNIVFILADDLGYTDVACFGSRYYETPNIDRLAAQGVKLRNHHHCQNCTPTRAALMSGQYGPRTGVYTVGGTDRFDTSERPLIPVENVQALPLDRKTIAQQLKTAGYATGMFGKWHLSEKGEHHPARRGFDEAIVSAGQHFDFKTNPPTEYPEGQYLADFLTDKAVDFIGRNKDAPFFLYLPHFGVHAPHQAKPELIAKFKDKPPVGGHHDPTYAAMIASVDESVGRVLKSLEDLKLADNTVVIFATDNGGVGGYSREGIKKGAGEITDNAPLRSGKGSLYEGGTRVPFIVRWPGVVTAGTSVDVPTIHVDLFPTLLAIGGAPAPEQKLDGESLVPVLKDSSARLKREAIYQHFPGYLGAGPGFWRTTPVTLIHEGDWKLMEFLEDGRLELYNLRDDLGESKNLAESQPEKAAQLLAKLKAWRAEVAAPMPERKTASDSTEPPARKKPKKKKQAA encoded by the coding sequence TTGATTCGCCCGTTCCTTGTGCTGGCCGCGGCCCTTGTGTCCGTCAGCTCGGCTGGCCCTCTCCCGGCCGCTGATCCTCAGAAGCCGAACATCGTTTTCATCCTCGCCGACGACCTCGGCTATACCGACGTCGCCTGTTTCGGCAGCCGGTACTACGAGACCCCCAACATCGACCGCCTCGCGGCCCAGGGGGTGAAGCTCCGGAACCACCATCACTGCCAGAACTGCACGCCAACCCGTGCGGCGCTGATGAGCGGTCAGTACGGCCCGCGGACGGGCGTCTACACCGTTGGCGGGACCGACCGATTCGACACGAGCGAGCGGCCGCTGATTCCCGTGGAGAACGTCCAGGCGCTGCCGCTCGACCGGAAGACGATCGCCCAGCAGCTCAAGACCGCGGGCTACGCGACCGGGATGTTCGGCAAGTGGCATCTCAGCGAGAAGGGGGAGCATCACCCGGCCCGCCGCGGCTTCGACGAGGCGATCGTCTCCGCCGGACAGCACTTCGACTTCAAGACGAACCCGCCGACCGAGTATCCCGAGGGGCAGTACCTGGCGGACTTCCTGACCGACAAGGCGGTCGACTTCATCGGCCGGAACAAGGACGCGCCGTTCTTCCTCTACCTGCCGCACTTCGGCGTCCACGCCCCGCATCAGGCAAAACCGGAGCTGATCGCCAAGTTCAAGGACAAGCCCCCCGTCGGCGGGCATCACGATCCGACGTACGCCGCCATGATCGCCAGCGTCGACGAGAGCGTCGGCCGCGTCCTCAAGTCGCTCGAGGACCTGAAGCTGGCGGACAACACGGTCGTGATCTTCGCCACGGACAACGGCGGCGTCGGCGGCTACAGCCGCGAAGGGATCAAGAAGGGGGCGGGGGAGATCACCGACAACGCCCCGCTTCGCAGCGGCAAGGGAAGCCTGTACGAAGGGGGAACGCGGGTCCCGTTCATCGTCCGCTGGCCGGGGGTCGTCACCGCCGGAACGTCGGTCGATGTCCCGACGATCCACGTCGACCTGTTCCCGACGCTCCTCGCCATCGGAGGCGCTCCCGCCCCGGAGCAGAAGCTCGACGGCGAGAGCCTGGTTCCCGTTCTCAAGGACTCGTCCGCACGGCTGAAGCGGGAGGCGATCTATCAGCACTTCCCCGGTTACCTCGGCGCCGGCCCCGGATTCTGGCGGACGACGCCCGTGACCCTGATTCACGAAGGGGACTGGAAGCTGATGGAGTTCCTCGAGGACGGCCGCCTGGAGCTCTACAACCTCCGCGACGACCTGGGCGAGTCGAAGAACCTCGCCGAAAGCCAGCCGGAGAAGGCGGCGCAGCTCCTCGCCAAGCTCAAGGCCTGGCGCGCGGAGGTTGCCGCCCCAATGCCCGAGCGGAAGACGGCCAGCGACTCGACCGAGCCTCCGGCCCGGAAGAAGCCGAAGAAGAAGAAACAGGCGGCCTGA
- a CDS encoding DUF1501 domain-containing protein has product MIPTLVSRRSALRTAGGGFGYLALAGMLGLQAKNARGSQEAPKVGPLAPKPQQIPAKAKRIIFVFMEGAMSGVDTFEYKAKLQESDGKPGLGGGKFVASKFQFAQHGQTGTWVSELYPNVAKHVDKLCFIRGLHTDTPAHPQAVMQLHTGAANATLVRPSMGAWLLYGLGTENQDLPGYVTVNPSPNFGGAVNYGSAFLPAHYQGTRIDDTGFLQNLKAQQVTSLQRKQIDLVQSMNRDLLAKPGAPDSLEGVISSYELAFKMQGKVPDLLDISNEPQHVQDAYGVKPGPAGSFARQCLIARRLSEAGVRFVQIRQGGWDHHNNLHKGLINNSAATDQPTAALLTDLEQRGLLEDTLVLFGSEFGRLPTAQGEDGRDHNITGYSMWLAGAGLKKGFSYGATDEYGIHAVEGRMHTMDLHATLLALMGLDHEMLTYNYAGRDFRLTDVAGSVVREIFA; this is encoded by the coding sequence ATGATTCCCACACTCGTCAGCCGTCGTTCCGCTCTCCGCACCGCGGGGGGTGGGTTTGGTTATCTCGCCCTCGCTGGAATGCTGGGGCTGCAGGCGAAAAACGCCCGCGGAAGCCAGGAGGCCCCCAAGGTCGGACCGCTGGCGCCGAAGCCGCAGCAGATTCCGGCGAAGGCCAAGCGGATCATCTTCGTCTTCATGGAAGGGGCGATGTCGGGGGTCGACACCTTCGAGTACAAGGCCAAGCTCCAGGAGAGCGACGGCAAGCCGGGGCTCGGCGGCGGCAAGTTCGTCGCCTCGAAGTTCCAGTTCGCCCAGCATGGCCAGACGGGGACGTGGGTTTCCGAGCTCTATCCGAACGTGGCCAAACACGTCGACAAGCTGTGCTTCATCCGCGGCCTGCACACCGACACCCCGGCCCACCCGCAGGCGGTGATGCAGCTCCACACCGGGGCCGCCAACGCGACCCTCGTCCGACCGTCGATGGGAGCGTGGCTGCTGTATGGTCTGGGGACGGAGAACCAGGACCTCCCGGGCTACGTCACCGTCAATCCTTCGCCGAACTTCGGCGGCGCGGTCAACTACGGGAGCGCGTTCCTTCCGGCCCACTACCAGGGGACCCGGATCGACGACACCGGGTTCCTCCAGAACCTGAAGGCCCAGCAGGTCACGTCGCTGCAGCGGAAGCAGATCGATCTCGTCCAGTCGATGAACCGCGACCTCCTCGCCAAACCCGGCGCGCCGGACAGCCTGGAGGGGGTCATCTCCTCCTATGAGCTGGCCTTCAAGATGCAGGGGAAGGTCCCCGATTTGCTCGACATCTCAAACGAACCGCAGCACGTTCAGGACGCTTACGGCGTGAAACCCGGCCCAGCCGGGAGCTTTGCCCGGCAGTGCCTCATCGCACGCCGGCTGAGCGAGGCGGGGGTGCGGTTCGTCCAGATCCGGCAGGGGGGCTGGGACCACCACAACAACCTCCACAAGGGACTGATCAACAATTCGGCGGCGACCGATCAGCCGACCGCCGCGCTCCTGACGGACCTTGAGCAGCGGGGACTCCTCGAAGATACGCTCGTTCTGTTCGGCAGCGAGTTCGGCCGGCTGCCGACCGCTCAGGGGGAGGACGGTCGCGACCACAACATCACGGGCTACTCGATGTGGCTCGCCGGCGCGGGTTTGAAGAAAGGGTTCTCGTACGGCGCGACCGACGAGTACGGGATTCACGCCGTCGAAGGCCGGATGCACACCATGGACCTGCACGCCACGCTCCTGGCCCTCATGGGGCTGGACCACGAGATGCTGACCTACAACTACGCCGGACGCGACTTCCGCCTGACCGACGTGGCCGGAAGCGTGGTCCGGGAGATCTTTGCCTGA